The sequence CTGGAGACCGTCATCGAGCGTTTCAAGGACATCGACAGGATCATCTTCGTTTCCTGCGGCACTTCCTACCACGCGGGGATGCTGGCCACCTACATCTTCGAGCGCATCACCGACATCAACGTCGGGGTCGAGCTGGCCTCCGAGTTCCGTTACCGCAACCTGCGCCTGGACCGCCGTACCGCGGTCATCGCCCTCTCCCAATCGGGGGAGACCGCCGACACCCTGGCCGCGATCCGGGAAGCCAAGCGCAAGGGAGCGCTGGTGCTGGGGATCGTCAACGTGGTCGGCTCCACCATCGCCCGCGAAACCGACGCCGGGGTCTACAACCACGCCGGGCCCGAGATCGGCGTGGCCAGCACCAAGGTCTTTCTTTCCCAGTGCGTCATTCTCGTCCTCATGGGGCTGCTCATCGCCCGCTACCAGCGCCTCTCCCTCAGCGACGGACTGCGGATCGCCGACGCCGTCAAGCTTCTTCCCGACCAGATCCGGGAGATCCTGCACCAGGTTCCCGCCATCGAGGACCTGGCGCGGCGTTACGCCCGCTACGACGATTTCCTCTTCATCGGGCGGCTCTACAACTACCCCATCGCCCTGGAAGGGGCCTTGAAACTGAAGGAAATTTCCTACATCCACGCCGAGGGCTACGCCGCCGGGGAGATGAAGCACGGCCCCATCTCCCTGATCGACCCCGGGTTCCCCACGGTGGCGCTCATCCCCTCCGATTCCTCCTTCGACAAGATGATCAGCAACATCGAGGAGATCAAATCCCGCGCCGGAAAGATCGTCGCCGTGGCCCAGGCCGGCGACGAGCGCATCGAACGGTTCGCGGACGACGTGATCTACGTTCCCTCGACGATCGACTTCCTCCAGCCCATTCTCAATACCGTCCCCCTGCAGCTGCTGGCTTACTACATCGCCCTGGAGCGGGATTGCGATCCGGACAAGCCCCGCAACCTGGCCAAAAGCGTAACCGTGGAATAACCGGCCGGTTCCGGCTTCCGCCGGGCCGGCTCAGCCCGGAGAAGAAAGCATAGCTCGAGGCGCTTTCCCGACCATCTCCCTGGAAGAAGCCCGGAGCCAAGCGCGGGAAGGGGGGATTTCCCTGCGCGAGGCGGAGATCGACGCCCTCGAAAGGGGGATCGTTCCGCTGCGCTATGTCCGCAACATCCCCGTCTTCGGCATCGAGGGGCAGTTGAAGCTGCTGCGGGCCCGGGTCGCGGTCGTCGGCGCGGGCGGCCTGGGGGGCTTGGCCGTCGAACTTCTGGCCCGGGCCGGCACGGGGGAGCTGGTCATAGTCGACGGCGACCGGTTCGGTGAAGACAACCTCAACCGCCAGATCCTCTGCCGGATCGAGGACATCGGGGCGCCGAAAACCGAAGCGGCGGCGCGGCGGGTGCGGGAGATCAACCCCGCCGTCACCCCTATCCCCCGCCGGGTTTTCCTGGACGACGACAACGCCGACGGCATCCTGCAAGGCTGCGACGCCGCCCTGGACGCCCTCGACCACATCGGGGCCCGGCTGGCGCTGGAGCGAGCCTGCGCCCGGGTCGGGATACCCCTGGTCCACGGTTCGATCGGCGGTCTCCTCGGGGAGGTGGCGGTAAGCGCGCCCGGGTCGGGGAGGCTGGAGGCTCTCTTCGGCGCCGACGGCCCCGCCCGGGGAGCCGAAGTCGAGCTGGGAACCCCCACCCCCACCCCGGCGGCGGTGGCGGCGCTCCAGGTTTCCGAGACCGTCCGCCTACTCACGGGGGGCGGGGGCCCCCTGGCGGAGAACCTGCTCATCTGCGACCTGGACGCCCTCGTTTTTCCCCTGGTCCGCCTGAAGAACAGGGAGCCGGAGCCGTGATTTCCCTGACCGTTCACCTCTACGGCAAGTTCAAACGGCCGGGAACCGGCGGCGATATGCGCATGGAGGCGGAGGCGGGGACCTCGGTGGGCGAACTCATGGACCGCCTGGGTCTCAGGGGGGAAGTCTACCGGATGGTCCTGGTCAACGGCATCCGGGTGGGAGACGGTCACCGCCCGGCCGACGGCGACGAACTTCACGTCTTTCAACCGGTGGGCGGTGGATAGATCCGTCTCCGACAAAGCCCGTTGACGCGGCCCCGACGACGCGGGTATACTGGAGACGAGGTTGTCGGCTTTACTCAAGCAGGGAGTTTGTCCATGAAAAGAGGGTTCTGCTGCGCCGCTTTTTCTCTTCTGCTCGCGGGAACCGCCGTTTCCGCCCCGCTCATCCAGGAAGGCTTCGACGATTATCAGACCGGGGTCCGGCCCGCGGGCTGGACCTTCAACGGCTGCTCTGCCGATTCCGACGTCTACACCTCCAGCGGCTACTTCGGCCTGGCCTCCCCCTCGATCAAGCTGGACGCCACCGGCGACAGCATCACCACCGCCGCTTTCGCCGGGGCCGGAAGCCTCTCTTTCTGGGTCCGGGGGGTCTCCATCAACCCGTCCTCGTCGCTCCTGATCGAGGAATACTACGCAAGCGCCTGGGGAACCGTCACCGACATCTTCTCCCTCCCCACTTCGGGAACCACCATCGGGCTGCTGGCGTTGAACCCCTCCAGCAGCCAGCTTAAGTTCACCTACACCAAGGTGGCCGGGAACCTCGGATTCGACGACGTCGCCGTCTTCGAATTCACCACGACCACCACCACCACCACTACCACCGTCACCACCACCACGGTCACCACCACCACCGGGAGCACCTCCACCACCACCTCGGGCCCCACCACCAGCACCACCACCACCGCCCTGACCTGCGACGCCGTTTACGAGGGGTTCGACGACTACAATATCGGGGTGCGGCCCGCGGGCTGGACCTTCAACGGCTGCTCCTCGGATTCGGACGTCTACACCTCCAGCGGCTACTTCGGCCTGGCTTCTCCCTCGATCAAGCTGGACGCCACCGGCGACAGCATCACCACCGCCGTCTTCGGTCCGGGGTGCCCCTACGACCTCAGTTTCTGGATCCGGGGCGTCTCCACCGGCGCCGGCAGTTCCCTGCTGGTCGAAGAGTTCTACGCCTCCTCCTGGGTCCCCCTGACCGACATCGCCACCCTGCCCACCACCGGCACGGTCATCGGGGCCCTGCGCCTCAACCCCTCCTCCGCCCAGGTCCGCTTCACCTATACCAAGAGTTCGGGAAACCTGGCCTTCGACGACTTCTTCCTCGATCCGCCCCCCACCCCCACTCCGTCCGCCTCCACCACCCCCAGCCTGCCGCCGACGCCCTCTCCGACCGCGACCCCGGGTAAAACCCCGACCCCCACCCCGGAGGGGTAAGAGAGCCCCCCCCCCCCCCCCCCCCCCCCCCCCCCCCCCCCCCCCCCCCCACCC comes from bacterium and encodes:
- the glmS gene encoding glutamine--fructose-6-phosphate transaminase (isomerizing); this encodes MCGIVCYVGKKNATPILLEGLRRLEYRGYDSAGIAVVTPERTVMIKAVGKVADLEAKVDGVDPEGTMGIAHTRWATHGRVTEANAHPHTGQSGKLFLVHNGIIENFQTLKDELLELGHVFLSETDTEVLAHLIDEYYRGNLVEAVRRALSRVRGTFGIALFHEDEPRKIVLARRGSPLVLGIGTDELMAASDVTAMLRITKQIIHLDDNELAVLDDNDYTISDFQERPIEKSAETVEWTAEDADCGGFPHYMLKEIFEQPEAVENAIRGRLVEGEGVSRLGGLETVIERFKDIDRIIFVSCGTSYHAGMLATYIFERITDINVGVELASEFRYRNLRLDRRTAVIALSQSGETADTLAAIREAKRKGALVLGIVNVVGSTIARETDAGVYNHAGPEIGVASTKVFLSQCVILVLMGLLIARYQRLSLSDGLRIADAVKLLPDQIREILHQVPAIEDLARRYARYDDFLFIGRLYNYPIALEGALKLKEISYIHAEGYAAGEMKHGPISLIDPGFPTVALIPSDSSFDKMISNIEEIKSRAGKIVAVAQAGDERIERFADDVIYVPSTIDFLQPILNTVPLQLLAYYIALERDCDPDKPRNLAKSVTVE
- a CDS encoding MoaD/ThiS family protein, giving the protein MISLTVHLYGKFKRPGTGGDMRMEAEAGTSVGELMDRLGLRGEVYRMVLVNGIRVGDGHRPADGDELHVFQPVGGG
- a CDS encoding HesA/MoeB/ThiF family protein produces the protein MSLREAEIDALERGIVPLRYVRNIPVFGIEGQLKLLRARVAVVGAGGLGGLAVELLARAGTGELVIVDGDRFGEDNLNRQILCRIEDIGAPKTEAAARRVREINPAVTPIPRRVFLDDDNADGILQGCDAALDALDHIGARLALERACARVGIPLVHGSIGGLLGEVAVSAPGSGRLEALFGADGPARGAEVELGTPTPTPAAVAALQVSETVRLLTGGGGPLAENLLICDLDALVFPLVRLKNREPEP